From a region of the Helianthus annuus cultivar XRQ/B chromosome 5, HanXRQr2.0-SUNRISE, whole genome shotgun sequence genome:
- the LOC110943081 gene encoding uncharacterized protein LOC110943081: MFYTGGLPFNLAKNPHYHRAFQFAVENKIEGYVPPNYNRLRTTMLQKEKENVHKLLEPIRLSWKEKGVSIVSDGWTDPTRKPLINFMATSSNGPLFQKAVNCFGGFKDKFFIANLMKEVINEIGHENVVQIITDNASTCKAAGEIVTSEFTHIYWTPCVVHMLNLALKNIYSPRNVGTNQTTYDECKWITEVHMDAVAIKNFIMNHNMKLSILSKFTPLRSLSVADTRFASIVVMLKRFKLVKRGLQAMIISDEWASYREDDMVKANSVKEKILDDDWWDKVSYILSFTEPIYDMIRVCDTDKPCLHLVYEMWDSMIEKVKAEIYKKEKLPLSAHSIFYDVVHQVLVARWTKNNTPLHCLAHSLNPIYYSDTWLLEDSKRLPPHRDGEISQERQTCFRGLFPNDDEHDRVLEEYALFSMKVGPIEDLTCITKVDTMEPKSWWANFGAQTPLLQTLAFKLIGQPSSSSCAERNWSTYAFIHSLRRNRLTTSRAQDLVYIHNNLRLLSRAPNDGVNMWNVGGDAFDSMRDVGFLEFADVSLDEPELESDLLVNV; the protein is encoded by the exons ATGTTCTATACTGGAGGTTTACCTTTCAATCTTGCAAAAAACCCGCACTACCATAGGGCTTTTCAGTTTGCTGTAGAGAACAAAATTGAAGGGTATGTACCTCCTAACTATAATAGGCTTAGAACAACCATGCTACAAAAGGAAAAGGAGAATGTGCACAAGTTATTGGAACCGATTAGGTTATCATGGAAAGAGAAAGGTGTGTCTATTGTCAGTGATGGTTGGACAGATCCTACAAGAAAGCCTTTAATCAACTTCATGGCTACCTCAAGTAATGGTCCTTTATTTCAAAAGGCGGTTAATTGTTTTGGAGGATTCAAAGATAAGTTTTTTATTGCTAATCTGATGAAAGAAGTTATCAACGAGATTGGTCATGAAAATGTTGTGCAAATCATCACCGACAATGCATCAACTTGTAAGGCGGCTGGAGAGATTGTCACGAGTGAGTTTACTCACATCTACTGGACACCATGCGTGGTACATATGCTTAATCTTGCATTGAAGAATATATATTCACCAAGGAATGTGGGAACCAATCAAACAACATATGATGAATGCAAATGGATAACAGAAGTTCACATGGATGCGGTTGCAATAAAAAACTTTATCATGAACCATAACATGAAACTCTCCATTTTAAGCAAGTTTACTCCTCTTAGATCGCTTTCGGTTGCTGATACTCGTTTTGCTTCAATTGTTGTGATGCTTAAGAGATTTAAACTTGTCAAACGGGGTCTACAAGCTATGATCATAAGTGATGAATGGGCTTCTTATAGAGAGGATGATATGGTGAAAGCTAACTCTGTTAAAGAGAAGATTTTGGATGACGATTGGTGGGATAAAGTATCATACATTCTTAGTTTTACTGAACCGATATATGATATGATTAGAGTTTGTGACACCGACAAACCATGTCTACATTTGGTGTATGAGATGTGGGATTCAATGATTGAGAAGGTGAAGGCCGAGATCTACAAGAAAGAAAAACTTCCCTTATCTGCTCATAGTATCTTTTATGATGTTGTGCATCAAGTTTTAGTGGCTCGGTGGACGAAGAATAACACTCCTCTACATTGTTTAGCACACTCTTTAAATCCAAT ATATTATAGTGACACATGGTTACTTGAGGATAGTAAAAGACTCCCTCCTCATAGGGATGGAGAAATTTCACAAGAGAGGCAGACTTGTTTTAGGGGATTGTTTCCTAATGATGATGAGCATGATAGAGTCTTGGAGGAGTATGCTTTGTTTTCAATGAAGGTTGGTCCTATTGAAGATTTAACATGTATTACAAAGGTGGATACTATGGAACCCAAGTCATGGTGGGCTAACTTTGGTGCTCAAACCCCTCTTCTCCAAACTTTAGCTTTTAAATTAATTGGACAACCTAGTTCGTCTTCATGTGCTGAGCGAAATTGGAGCACCTATGCATTTATCCACTCGCTTAGGAGGAACAGATTGACTACAAGTCGTGCTCAAGACTTGGTTTACATCCACAACAATCTTCGGCTTTTGTCTAGGGCCCCTAATGATGGTGTAAATATGTGGAATGTGGGTGGAGATGCTTTTGACTCGATGAGAGATGTAGGATTTTTGGAGTTTGCTGATGTTTCATTAGATGAACCGGAACTTGAAAGTGATTTGCTTGTTAACGTTTGA
- the LOC110940510 gene encoding nucleosome assembly protein 1;4 isoform X2 has protein sequence MGNNKKEQFDVSDLGAALPAALSAEDRAGLVNALKDKLQNLAGQHSDVLENLSPTVRKRVEVLREIQSEHDELEAKFFEERAALEAKYQKLYAPLYAKRYDIVNGVVEVDRVNDETAMDADDKAKEEKGVPNFWLNAMKTNEILAEEISERDEEALKYLKDIKWCRIDDPKGFKLEFFFNTNPFFKNSVLTKVYHMIDDDEPILEKAIGNEIEWLPGKCLTQKILKKKPKKGSKNAKPITKTENCESFFNFFNPPQVPEDEDEIDEELAEELQNQMEQDYDIGSTIRDKIIPHAVSWFTGEAVQDDDFEGIEDDDDEDDDEIDEDDDEDEDDDEEDDDDEDDEEPKGKSKKKKGGIVHAGGDQSERPPECKQQ, from the exons ATGGGCAACAACAAGAAAGAACAATTTGACGTCTCCGATCTCGGCGCCGCCCTACCCGCCG CTCTTAGTGCGGAGGATCGGGCCGGGCTTGTAAACGCCTTGAAG GATAAGCTTCAGAACCTCGCGGGGCAGCACTCGGATGTTCTCGAGAATTTGAGTCCCACTGTTCGGAAGAGAGTTGAGGTTTTAAGAGAAATTCAG AGTGAACATGATGAGCTTGAGGCTAAGTTTTTTGAAGAAAGAGCTGCTCTGGAAGCAAAATACCAAAAACTTTATGCCCCTCTATATGCGAAG AGATACGATATAGTGAATGGTGTTGTTGAAGTTGATAGAGTGAATGATGAAACTGCTATGGATGCAGATGATAAAGCTAAAGAAG AAAAAGGTGTGCCAAATTTTTGGTTAAATGCAATGAAGACCAACGAAATTTTGGCTGAGGAG ATTTCAGAACGAGATGAAGAAGCTCTCAAATATCTTAAGGATATAAAGTGGTGTCGCATTGACGATCCTAAGGGTTTTAAGCTTGAGTTTTTCTTCAACACCAATCCATTTTTTAAGAACTCTGTTTTGACCAAAGTATATCATATGATTGATGACGATGAGCCTATTTTGGAGAAGGCCATAGG GAATGAAATCGAATGGTTACCTGGAAAATGCCTGACACAAAAGATACTGAAAAAGAAACCAAAAAAGGGATCAAAAAATGCCAAACCCATTACGAAAACAGAAAACTGTGAGAGTTTTTTCAACTTTTTTAACCCTCCACAAGTGCCGGAAGATGAGGATGAGATTGATGAAGAACTG GCTGAGGAACTTCAGAATCAAATGGAACAAGACTATGATATTGG TTCTACCATACGGGACAAGATAATCCCTCACGCAGTCTCGTGGTTTACGGGTGAAGCTGTTCAAGATGATGATTTTGAAGGCATTGAAGATGACGAtgacgaagatgatgatgaaatTGACGAGGACGATGATGAGGACGAGGATGACGATGAGGAGGATGATGACGACGAAGATGATGAGGAGCCTAAGGGCAAAAGCAAAAAGAAG AAGGGTGGTATTGTGCATGCTGGTGGTGACCAGAGTGAGCGGCCACCTGAGTGCAAACAACAGTAG
- the LOC110940510 gene encoding nucleosome assembly protein 1;4 isoform X1, translating into MGNNKKEQFDVSDLGAALPAALSAEDRAGLVNALKDKLQNLAGQHSDVLENLSPTVRKRVEVLREIQSEHDELEAKFFEERAALEAKYQKLYAPLYAKRYDIVNGVVEVDRVNDETAMDADDKAKEEKGVPNFWLNAMKTNEILAEEISERDEEALKYLKDIKWCRIDDPKGFKLEFFFNTNPFFKNSVLTKVYHMIDDDEPILEKAIGNEIEWLPGKCLTQKILKKKPKKGSKNAKPITKTENCESFFNFFNPPQVPEDEDEIDEELAEELQNQMEQDYDIGSTIRDKIIPHAVSWFTGEAVQDDDFEGIEDDDDEDDDEIDEDDDEDEDDDEEDDDDEDDEEPKGKSKKKSSGQKKGGIVHAGGDQSERPPECKQQ; encoded by the exons ATGGGCAACAACAAGAAAGAACAATTTGACGTCTCCGATCTCGGCGCCGCCCTACCCGCCG CTCTTAGTGCGGAGGATCGGGCCGGGCTTGTAAACGCCTTGAAG GATAAGCTTCAGAACCTCGCGGGGCAGCACTCGGATGTTCTCGAGAATTTGAGTCCCACTGTTCGGAAGAGAGTTGAGGTTTTAAGAGAAATTCAG AGTGAACATGATGAGCTTGAGGCTAAGTTTTTTGAAGAAAGAGCTGCTCTGGAAGCAAAATACCAAAAACTTTATGCCCCTCTATATGCGAAG AGATACGATATAGTGAATGGTGTTGTTGAAGTTGATAGAGTGAATGATGAAACTGCTATGGATGCAGATGATAAAGCTAAAGAAG AAAAAGGTGTGCCAAATTTTTGGTTAAATGCAATGAAGACCAACGAAATTTTGGCTGAGGAG ATTTCAGAACGAGATGAAGAAGCTCTCAAATATCTTAAGGATATAAAGTGGTGTCGCATTGACGATCCTAAGGGTTTTAAGCTTGAGTTTTTCTTCAACACCAATCCATTTTTTAAGAACTCTGTTTTGACCAAAGTATATCATATGATTGATGACGATGAGCCTATTTTGGAGAAGGCCATAGG GAATGAAATCGAATGGTTACCTGGAAAATGCCTGACACAAAAGATACTGAAAAAGAAACCAAAAAAGGGATCAAAAAATGCCAAACCCATTACGAAAACAGAAAACTGTGAGAGTTTTTTCAACTTTTTTAACCCTCCACAAGTGCCGGAAGATGAGGATGAGATTGATGAAGAACTG GCTGAGGAACTTCAGAATCAAATGGAACAAGACTATGATATTGG TTCTACCATACGGGACAAGATAATCCCTCACGCAGTCTCGTGGTTTACGGGTGAAGCTGTTCAAGATGATGATTTTGAAGGCATTGAAGATGACGAtgacgaagatgatgatgaaatTGACGAGGACGATGATGAGGACGAGGATGACGATGAGGAGGATGATGACGACGAAGATGATGAGGAGCCTAAGGGCAAAAGCAAAAAGAAG TCATCTGGACAAAAG AAGGGTGGTATTGTGCATGCTGGTGGTGACCAGAGTGAGCGGCCACCTGAGTGCAAACAACAGTAG